ctatataaacgatcgtttcgATCTTTTGTAATACACAGTTCTTTCTCCTTCTAATAAGAAATCTTCTCTtgttatcagtgttatcttctcctacgggtataaatttttactcttatttaaatttctgatactaaaaaatcataagttattttataacacgATCTAATTTCTTTTGGCaacatatattttgtaaatcGATAATTCGGTGGAGAGATTGCACCATTTATCGATTTGTGAGGGAGAATAGTTCATATGCTGTGTTTTCTCActttaaatgaattattttagGCAAAACtctgtataattaaattaacttCCACATTACGGTATACCATCTCATTATTCTAAATATGCTTTACTTTCTTGAAGAAGAAGGCCATGAGAAATACTCTTTCTAATCTATATAAtgtatttgatcaaaaaaaaaaaatctatataatgtatataataATGTTACATGTCGTGTTGATAATGGTGTGTTCATTTGGAGTTAAAATGTTTTGAGTAAAACTTTGTCCTATGTTCTATTATCCAGTCTACTTCAACAGCCATGACGTGGAGGTTCTCAAGCGTACCACCGGCTTTCCCATGCTTACCAAGGTCACACTCAATCCCTAGTTTTCTTGCAATCTCATAGTGACGATTctaatatctctctctctctctaccttATAGGATAAGCTACGCGAAAGAAATGTTTTCGATACGCTAAGAGACGATTTTGTGGCTTGTTTCGGGCAATGGAACTTCGAACCAGCGGATCTAAACATCACTGAAGAAAGCTCTGTCCACATCTGGCATGGGAAGGAAGACAAAGTCGTCCCGTTTCAACTTCAAAGATGCATTCTCCAGAAGCAGCCTTTGATCAACTACCACGAGATCCCTCAAGGCGGACATCTCATCGTCCACTACGACGGCACTTGCGACGCGATTCTACGCTCTCTATTGCTCGGTGAAGAACACAAAATGTACAAACCagttcttgattcttgattcAAAACTGCGACAATGACATTAAcattaatgtatataaactgTGTGTTTTGAATGAAGTAAATGGATTAGCAAAAGTTGTACAAAATGATAAGCAGATGATCAGATACTACTCGGATTATTATCATTATCACTGATCAGACGATCGAAACGTCGTGAATCGTTTGAAACGAGCCTCAACAGATCAACCGCCTTCTTCCTTCCTTTATTACTCCCGCTCTCAGCAACGTACACGATCCCTTCCATAGCTCCTTCATCCGCACCAGACGCAACCGCAGACGCAACTTCCGAACGCGCTTCGTCCCCGCCGCACCTCGCTAAATTCAAAAGCGCGCTGACCGCGTTCTCCTTGATCCGAAGGCTCGAGCCGGTGCACGGATCCAGCAGATCCGCCAGCACGCTGGCTCCGGAGACTCTCCTCATCCCTTCCTCGCTCTCCTCGCACCCGGCGACCTGCGCCATAACCGCCGTCGCGTCCTCCACGATCCCGCACCGCGAGTCCTTCACGATGAGGGAGAAGAGAGCCGGGATCGCGCCGAGGGAGATCATCGTTGATCTGTTCGCCGGGCAGAGAGCGACGGCGAAGAGCGCCTTCAGCGCGTCTTTGATCGATCTCGGGTGCGAGTCTTGGTACCTGATGACGTGGATGAGAGAGAAGATGATGTCTCGTTTCGATCCGACGACGGGGCGGTAAGACTCCTCCGCGATCAATAGGCTGTAGATCGCGGCGGCGGAGGACTGGACCGCGGCGGGGGAGGTGGTGGTGTCGTGGTGGCGGAGCGCGTGGGAGAGCGCGTCGAGCAGGCCGCGAGAGGACATGAGGGGTTCGCGGGAGGTGATGGAGAGGTTGAGGAGGGTCGCGGCGGCGTTTTCCTGGGAGGAGGGGGAGGAGGAGTATAGAGTCTCGGCGAGGTAGGGGATGGCTCCGGCGTCGGCGATGATGGGACGGCTTTCGGGGTCTTGTTTGGAGATGAGCCTGAGCTCGGCTAGAGCGGCGGCTCTGGTCTGCTCGGAGACGGAGCTGAGCTTGGAGACGATGGTTTCTATCGTTCTGCGCTTTGCTGTTTCCATGGCGATGCTATCAATCTCTCTGTATCTCCTTACAAAACCTGGTTTGACTTTTGTTGAACAAAGTCACTTTGCATTAATTAACAAGTTAGTTGGAATAGTATTAACAAAGAACGAAAGAGTCGTCTCATTAGTGGAAAGTTGTTTGTTTACAAGTGTAAATGGAATGTTGTACTTATCCAGGGGGATGTACTTTTTCTCTTACACGACATCTATGTTTCTGTCATTTGTTTGTAGATCATATGGGTTTATTAAGGCCTAGATTGGGCTTTCGTTACGATGTTTATTGTTTTGAGCCGATGAAGTGTCTGGCCCATACACAGCCTGCTAATCTTATGGGTCTCATTATCAAGTGTGTTTTTTTGTCGTTTTTAGATTTCGCCCTATCAAGTATCATCAACTCTGTCTGTACGTCGTTTGTGGTAAATGTAAGAAGTACTCGCTGATTTTTACGGAAGAAAGATATTCACTGTGTCCATTGTAAAATAAACGAGCCAAGTGCACTCTCGTCGTCAGAAAATGAATGTGTCGAAAGCATCgagatgtttttctttttactcaTTTTCCTTTGGCACATAAGTTGGTTTGATTTACGTGGTACGTTAATTTCATATCATAAGACTAAAGTTTCATAAAAAGGAGGTGAAGGAAGATCCTAACATGTCTAGTACAACATAAAGGAAACAGAGTGGGCGAAGAGTGAAGCTAAGACAAAGGAACTTGGCCCCATTTAGTCATAAAGATTCCATTTCGATTTAGAAATTGGAGAAATGGTTCCGCGATGACTGAACCATCTGCAAGTCCGTCGTCGTTTGGCAAGATGTTTCATCACTTATCAGCGTCCTATTTCACATTAATAATAGCCAAAAGTTaatgattattttataaatatatgatgtaaaaaatgaagaatatatGAACTACTATAAAGTGAGACTTACTCTCGTGGTCGAGACAACCAAAGAGAGCTAAGAGCTCTGAGCCGTCCATAGTATTCCCCGATGACTAGAAAACAACGCGCAGCTTGTCGAACCGTCAAAATCCGACGCAGCTGATGAACAGTCTGCTGCCTCAAGTTATCAGCCTTCAATTGAATTAACAATGTCAATTAGCTATCACAGTTTATTTAATTAACATTCTAAGActctt
This region of Brassica napus cultivar Da-Ae chromosome C5, Da-Ae, whole genome shotgun sequence genomic DNA includes:
- the LOC106413829 gene encoding uncharacterized protein LOC106413829 — protein: MFYYPVYFNSHDVEVLKRTTGFPMLTKDKLRERNVFDTLRDDFVACFGQWNFEPADLNITEESSVHIWHGKEDKVVPFQLQRCILQKQPLINYHEIPQGGHLIVHYDGTCDAILRSLLLGEEHKMYKPVLDS
- the LOC106415516 gene encoding U-box domain-containing protein 4 isoform X1 produces the protein METAKRRTIETIVSKLSSVSEQTRAAALAELRLISKQDPESRPIIADAGAIPYLAETLYSSSPSSQENAAATLLNLSITSREPLMSSRGLLDALSHALRHHDTTTSPAAVQSSAAAIYSLLIAEESYRPVVGSKRDIIFSLIHVIRYQDSHPRSIKDALKALFAVALCPANRSTMISLGAIPALFSLIVKDSRCGIVEDATAVMAQVAGCEESEEGMRRVSGASVLADLLDPCTGSSLRIKENAVSALLNLARCGGDEARSEVASAVASGADEGAMEGIVYVAESGSNKGRKKAVDLLRLVSNDSRRFDRLISDNDNNPSSI
- the LOC106415516 gene encoding U-box domain-containing protein 4 isoform X2 — protein: METAKRRTIETIVSKLSSVSEQTRAAALAELRLISKQDPESRPIIADAGAIPYLAETLYSSSPSSQENAAATLLNLSITSREPLMSSRGLLDALSHALRHHDTTTSPAAVQSSAAAIYSLLIAEESYRPVVGSKRDIIFSLIHVIRYQDSHPRSIKDALKALFAVALCPANRSTMISLGAIPALFSLIVKDSRCGIVEDATAVMAQVAGCEESEEGMRRVSGASVLADLLDPCTGSSLRIKENAVSALLNLARCGGDEARSEVASAVASGADEGAMEGIVYVAESGSNKGRKKAVDLLRLVSNDSRRFDRLISDNDNNPSSI